The sequence TGACACGTCACGTCCGGATTTTATCACGAGTTCCGGGGGAACTGCAAGGGGCAACGGGCCCGGCGCAGGACAAAGAGTCTCTCACGCTTGCAACTCTTACATCAGCCTTGCCCCGCACTTCTTGCAGCTCTGCGTGAAGATATCATTGCCGAGATATTTTTTGCAGGAGGGGCATATCCAGTTCCAGGCGCTGAAGTTGATGAAGGACAGGATAACCAGGATCTGGGCGATGGTGATCGTCCCTTTCGAGAACTGCCCGAAGAGGTCCGGCCGCTTCCAGGCCGCGGCAAGAAGAAACATGAGGGCCGGCGCCAGCACGATGGCGAGGATCTGCCGGTTCTTGATCGAAGAAAATCGCCGCTTGATCTGATCGTCATCCTGTTTCCGCATTTCCCGTTCCTCTCCTGTCGGGCTGTATTCGTTTTTTTTCGCCGTTCTCTGCTGCTTATTTGAAAACCGATTACCTGTGTTAATCTGTGATTATGAAGGTCAATTCCCGCAGCACTTCTTGAACTTCTTGCCGCTTCCGCAGGTACAGGGATCGTTGCGGCCGGTCTTGGGCAAGGCGCGGGAGACCGGTTTCGGCATCGTCTTCCCGGTCGTGAAGTACCAGACCCCCTCCTCCTTCTTGAAAGAGGAGAGCTCGTGGTGCTCTTGCCTGAGCCCGTTTTCCGTGTAGGACACCGTGAACTCCACCTGGCCCTCTGCGTCATCCGGTCCGCCGCTGATCGTCTTCAGGATCGTGATCCCGTGCCACCGGGCCCGTTCAGCCCAGGCGCGGCTGCTCTTTTCGTCATAGTCGGACCGGTGATCGCGGTGCAGGGATGTGAGAATATAGGGTATCTCTTGCTTGACGTAGGCGCTGTACCGCGAGCGCATGAGCTGCTCGGCTGTCGCCGCCCGTTGCTCGCCCGAGATAAGGGGGCCGCAGCAGGAGCCGTAATCAACGTTTGAACCGCAGGGGCAAGGATCCATTTCAGAGAACTCCTCTTGT comes from Nitrospirota bacterium and encodes:
- a CDS encoding YchJ family protein → MDPCPCGSNVDYGSCCGPLISGEQRAATAEQLMRSRYSAYVKQEIPYILTSLHRDHRSDYDEKSSRAWAERARWHGITILKTISGGPDDAEGQVEFTVSYTENGLRQEHHELSSFKKEEGVWYFTTGKTMPKPVSRALPKTGRNDPCTCGSGKKFKKCCGN